In the genome of Tropicibacter oceani, one region contains:
- a CDS encoding 2'-deoxycytidine 5'-triphosphate deaminase, with protein MTGVLASQQIEALITRGALGAEEGFVEGQVQPASLDLRLGRVAYRVRASFLAGQGRSVAARVDEFEMHRIDLSDGAVLEKGCVYVVPLMERLALPDDIQAIANAKSSTGRLDLLTRVITDGGTEFDRIAPGYSGPLYAEICPRSFSVLVRPGMRLNQIRFRSGRAVLSDAELAALHESDTLVSGGPAVIGEGLGFSVDLRPQSGQLVGYRAKPHTGVIDLDRIGHYDPAEFWDPLHAANGQLVLDPGAFYILVSREAVHIPPGYAAEMAPYLAMVGEFRVHYAGFFDPGFGHEHAGGTGARGVLEVRCHEAPFVLEHGQIVGRLVYERMSEVPQQLYGAGIASNYQGQGLKLSKHFAAPAG; from the coding sequence ATGACCGGAGTTCTGGCCAGCCAGCAGATCGAGGCGCTGATCACACGCGGCGCGCTTGGCGCCGAAGAAGGATTTGTCGAAGGTCAGGTGCAGCCGGCCAGCCTGGACCTGCGTCTGGGGCGCGTTGCCTACCGAGTGCGGGCCTCGTTCCTGGCGGGACAGGGGCGCAGCGTCGCGGCGCGTGTCGATGAATTCGAAATGCACCGGATCGACCTGTCCGATGGCGCGGTGCTGGAAAAGGGCTGTGTCTATGTCGTGCCGCTGATGGAACGGCTGGCCCTGCCCGACGATATCCAGGCCATCGCAAATGCCAAAAGCTCGACCGGGCGGCTGGACCTGCTGACCCGGGTCATCACCGATGGCGGCACCGAATTCGACCGCATCGCGCCGGGCTATTCCGGGCCGCTTTATGCCGAAATCTGCCCGCGCAGCTTTTCCGTGCTGGTGCGCCCGGGCATGCGCCTGAACCAGATTCGGTTCCGCAGCGGGCGCGCCGTGCTGAGCGATGCCGAACTGGCCGCGCTGCACGAATCCGACACGCTGGTGTCGGGCGGCCCGGCGGTGATCGGCGAAGGGCTGGGCTTTTCCGTCGATCTCAGACCGCAAAGCGGGCAATTGGTCGGCTATCGCGCGAAACCGCATACCGGGGTGATCGACCTGGACCGCATCGGGCACTATGACCCGGCCGAATTCTGGGACCCCCTGCATGCCGCCAATGGCCAGCTGGTGCTGGACCCCGGTGCCTTTTACATCCTTGTCAGTCGCGAGGCAGTGCACATCCCGCCGGGCTATGCCGCCGAAATGGCGCCCTACCTGGCCATGGTGGGCGAATTCCGGGTGCACTATGCCGGCTTTTTCGATCCCGGCTTTGGCCATGAACACGCGGGCGGCACGGGCGCGCGCGGCGTGCTCGAGGTGCGCTGCCACGAGGCGCCATTCGTGCTGGAACACGGGCAGATCGTCGGGCGTCTGGTCTATGAACGCATGTCCGAAGTCCCGCAGCAGCTTTATGGCGCGGGCATTGCCTCGAACTACCAGGGTCAGGGGCTGAAACTGTCCAAACATTTCGCCGCCCCCGCCGGCTGA
- a CDS encoding PA14 domain-containing protein, whose translation MSQYLFGNSLVNYAEGGDQTNVPHWMDAFAEADGNGYATAGAYGFLRDFADRSEPLSQWGFSGVPASIEESESFSKVQIDSVVITPANFIQSETPGTPYPGDTRSPLDAVQSIVSQVDAAHPDAQILVYEGWADMAPFLNGESPDASALAAYHDYNMGEYHDWFTALVDQVNAALPGADVQLLPVGSILSDLLTTTLSDIPADALYVDDAPHGTETIYYLSAMITYQATYGTPAPLPETLPDTVHPSVFANYDAINDVISAGLVETGILDGTPLPQDDLTEIEDETPEGSETDEETPAEPVVEPDPQPEPEPEVVVTPEPEPQPAPEPEPEPEPEPEPEEVVVPEPQPQPEPEEIIEPEPQPEPEEIVTPEPQPQPEPQPDVAETPPQPVVDPAPVQTPDTPAPETDGPQMAPVGTFAARYFELSEEGADLSRVDFDAEADATGTVATLNHAGETGSLWEGGATDNLAAQYLQTLDSPDGGVYRLSMAADDQAQVFVDGSLMLDTRNAGFEEQQTITLELDPGAHEIEVRYIEQTGESMLQVDMTRIGDLPEDEQDETPLAPAAKPADLFYALFGHGNPARAEAELKDLLDDEETDNADPDLLF comes from the coding sequence GTGTCTCAGTATCTTTTCGGCAATTCCCTTGTGAACTATGCCGAAGGCGGCGATCAGACCAATGTACCGCATTGGATGGACGCCTTTGCCGAAGCCGACGGGAATGGCTATGCCACCGCCGGGGCCTATGGCTTTCTGCGCGATTTTGCCGACCGGTCCGAACCGCTGTCGCAATGGGGCTTTTCCGGCGTCCCGGCCAGTATCGAGGAAAGCGAAAGTTTTTCCAAGGTGCAGATCGATTCGGTCGTGATCACCCCGGCGAATTTCATCCAGTCCGAAACGCCGGGCACGCCCTACCCCGGCGACACCCGCAGCCCGCTGGACGCGGTGCAGTCGATTGTCTCGCAAGTCGACGCTGCCCACCCCGATGCGCAGATCCTGGTCTATGAAGGCTGGGCCGACATGGCCCCTTTCCTGAACGGTGAAAGCCCCGACGCCAGCGCTCTGGCGGCTTATCACGATTACAACATGGGCGAATACCACGACTGGTTCACCGCGCTGGTCGACCAGGTCAACGCCGCGCTGCCTGGCGCGGATGTGCAGCTGCTGCCCGTCGGCTCGATCCTGTCGGACCTGCTGACGACGACGCTGTCCGACATTCCGGCCGATGCGCTTTATGTCGATGATGCGCCGCATGGCACCGAAACGATCTATTACCTGTCGGCGATGATCACCTACCAGGCCACCTATGGCACCCCGGCTCCGCTGCCCGAAACCCTGCCGGACACCGTGCACCCGTCGGTCTTTGCCAATTACGACGCCATCAACGACGTGATTTCCGCCGGTCTGGTCGAAACCGGCATTCTGGACGGCACCCCGCTGCCCCAGGACGACCTGACCGAGATCGAAGACGAAACCCCGGAGGGGTCCGAAACGGACGAAGAAACGCCCGCCGAACCCGTTGTGGAGCCTGATCCGCAGCCCGAGCCGGAACCCGAAGTTGTCGTCACGCCCGAGCCGGAACCGCAGCCCGCGCCTGAGCCTGAGCCTGAGCCTGAGCCTGAGCCTGAGCCTGAAGAGGTCGTCGTACCCGAGCCTCAGCCGCAACCCGAGCCCGAAGAAATCATCGAACCGGAGCCGCAGCCGGAGCCCGAAGAAATCGTCACGCCAGAACCGCAGCCCCAGCCCGAACCGCAGCCCGATGTCGCCGAAACCCCGCCTCAGCCGGTGGTTGACCCTGCGCCCGTGCAGACCCCCGACACCCCGGCCCCCGAAACCGATGGCCCGCAAATGGCGCCAGTCGGCACCTTTGCCGCCCGCTATTTCGAGCTGAGCGAAGAAGGCGCCGATCTGTCCCGCGTCGATTTCGACGCCGAGGCCGATGCCACCGGCACCGTCGCCACGCTGAACCACGCCGGCGAAACCGGCAGCCTGTGGGAAGGCGGCGCGACCGACAACCTGGCCGCGCAGTACCTGCAAACGCTGGACAGCCCCGATGGCGGCGTCTATCGCCTGAGCATGGCGGCGGACGATCAGGCGCAGGTTTTCGTCGACGGCAGCTTGATGCTGGACACCCGTAACGCCGGCTTCGAGGAACAGCAGACCATCACGCTTGAACTGGACCCCGGCGCGCATGAAATCGAGGTGCGCTATATCGAACAGACCGGCGAATCCATGCTGCAGGTCGACATGACGCGCATTGGCGATCTGCCCGAGGACGAGCAGGACGAAACCCCGCTTGCCCCCGCCGCCAAACCGGCCGATCTGTTCTATGCCCTGTTCGGCCATGGCAACCCGGCCCGCGCCGAGGCCGAGCTGAAGGATCTTCTGGACGACGAGGAAACCGACAACGCCGATCCCGACCTGCTGTTCTGA
- a CDS encoding MerR family transcriptional regulator, which produces MAKSRDAFRTISEVAEWLDTPAHVLRFWESKFTQVKPVKRAGGRRYYRPADMELLGGIKKLLHDDGMTIKGVQKVLREQGVRHVSSLSEQHVEGGDNYGDLIEDAPYIEVESEPLPDTVVSFNRTPEPNLFDETPPDDLPEAEEVSAPDDLALPEEAEQTARDTAPQADAEAVQEVEAISPDATLAPEPEEDADNDPQPAAMQDAQPTFAQPSAAPGDPVEPDQTEPSGDAPQASDIDSARQDTAPEAAPSAEMPESAAEPEASEPAEQTADHEPIPQAETPGTLCEPAINDAAQAQPFAEPALAVPQDDDATHDTPGEPADQPQPVDMEAFDETITPDAAAEPILAETDDTGFDDTADLSADEQDMADPAEALPEDTDTAPEPDTAEPSPDQPAAIKTRPLDLPDFQQRALPDVPDIAPAPAQAGPLSHLAQIEALDDNQVQAIRAMLPALRALAERPGPTP; this is translated from the coding sequence ATGGCGAAATCCCGCGACGCCTTCCGGACCATTTCGGAAGTGGCGGAATGGCTGGACACGCCGGCCCATGTCCTGCGGTTCTGGGAAAGCAAGTTCACCCAGGTCAAACCCGTCAAGCGCGCTGGTGGTCGGCGCTATTACCGCCCCGCCGACATGGAGCTGCTGGGCGGCATCAAAAAGCTGCTGCATGACGATGGCATGACCATCAAAGGCGTGCAGAAAGTTCTTAGGGAACAAGGGGTTCGCCATGTTTCTTCGCTGTCCGAGCAGCATGTCGAAGGCGGCGACAACTATGGCGACCTGATCGAGGACGCGCCCTATATCGAGGTCGAGTCCGAGCCGCTGCCCGACACGGTGGTGTCGTTCAACCGCACGCCCGAACCCAATCTTTTCGACGAAACGCCCCCGGATGACCTGCCCGAGGCCGAGGAGGTCAGCGCCCCGGACGATCTCGCCCTGCCCGAAGAGGCAGAGCAGACGGCCAGGGACACCGCGCCGCAGGCCGATGCCGAGGCTGTGCAAGAGGTCGAGGCAATCTCGCCAGACGCCACACTCGCCCCCGAACCCGAGGAAGACGCCGACAACGATCCGCAGCCTGCCGCTATGCAAGACGCGCAGCCCACCTTTGCCCAGCCTTCGGCCGCGCCCGGCGATCCGGTTGAACCCGACCAGACAGAGCCGTCGGGCGACGCACCGCAAGCCTCCGACATCGATTCGGCCCGGCAGGACACGGCGCCCGAAGCGGCTCCATCAGCCGAAATGCCAGAATCGGCGGCTGAACCTGAGGCCTCTGAACCGGCAGAGCAAACGGCAGACCACGAACCGATTCCCCAAGCCGAAACGCCGGGGACGCTTTGCGAACCTGCCATCAACGACGCGGCGCAGGCGCAACCCTTTGCCGAACCCGCGCTGGCCGTTCCACAAGACGACGACGCCACCCATGACACGCCCGGCGAACCTGCGGACCAGCCGCAACCGGTCGACATGGAGGCCTTTGACGAAACCATCACGCCCGATGCTGCGGCAGAACCGATTCTGGCGGAAACGGATGACACCGGGTTTGACGACACGGCCGACCTGTCCGCCGATGAACAAGACATGGCAGACCCCGCCGAGGCCCTGCCCGAGGACACGGACACAGCGCCCGAACCGGACACCGCCGAGCCAAGCCCCGATCAGCCCGCTGCGATCAAGACACGGCCGCTGGACCTACCGGATTTCCAGCAGCGCGCCCTGCCCGATGTCCCTGACATCGCCCCGGCCCCCGCACAGGCCGGCCCGCTGAGCCATTTGGCGCAGATCGAGGCCCTGGATGACAACCAGGTACAGGCCATCCGCGCAATGCTGCCTGCCCTGCGCGCGCTGGCCGAGCGGCCCGGCCCGACGCCGTGA
- the ihfA gene encoding integration host factor subunit alpha: protein MSDKTLTRMDLSEAVFQEVGLSRNESAELVESVLQMMSDALVEGEQVKISSFGTFSVREKAARVGRNPKTGEEVPIQPRRVLTFRPSHLMKERVAAGNKR, encoded by the coding sequence ATGAGTGACAAGACGCTAACCCGCATGGATCTGAGCGAAGCGGTCTTCCAGGAAGTGGGACTGTCGCGCAACGAAAGCGCGGAACTTGTCGAATCCGTTCTGCAAATGATGTCCGACGCCCTGGTCGAGGGTGAGCAGGTCAAGATTTCGTCCTTTGGCACCTTTTCGGTGCGCGAAAAGGCGGCCCGCGTCGGGCGCAATCCCAAGACCGGCGAAGAGGTGCCGATCCAGCCTCGCCGCGTGCTGACCTTCCGGCCGTCGCACCTGATGAAAGAACGGGTTGCCGCCGGCAACAAACGCTGA
- a CDS encoding beta-ketoacyl-ACP synthase III encodes MTTRSVVIGAGHYLPDRVVENAEFEKTLDTTDDWIRSRSGIERRHFAAEGQTTSDLATRAARAALADAGIEADDVDAIILATSTADMTFPSAATMVQAELGMTRGFAFDVQAVCAGFIYALANANALILSGQAKRVLVIGAETFSRIMDWTDRGTCVLFGDGAGAIVLEAQEGTGTNADRGILSTDLNSDGRFRDILYVDGGVATQNTGFLRMQGKEVFRHAVEKLAATATTALEKIAMPASEIDWIVPHQANIRIIKGTAKKLDLPMENVIVTVQDHGNTSAASIPLALSVGKARGQIRQGDVLVTEAIGGGLAWGAVVLRW; translated from the coding sequence ATGACCACACGTTCCGTTGTCATCGGTGCAGGCCACTACCTGCCCGACCGCGTCGTCGAAAACGCCGAGTTCGAAAAGACACTTGATACGACGGACGACTGGATTCGCTCGCGCTCGGGGATCGAACGCCGCCATTTCGCCGCCGAAGGCCAGACCACGTCCGATCTGGCCACCCGCGCCGCACGCGCCGCGCTGGCCGATGCCGGGATCGAGGCCGACGACGTCGATGCGATCATCCTCGCCACCTCGACCGCCGACATGACTTTCCCTTCTGCCGCGACCATGGTGCAGGCCGAACTGGGCATGACCCGCGGCTTTGCCTTTGACGTGCAGGCGGTCTGCGCCGGGTTCATCTATGCGCTGGCCAATGCCAATGCGCTGATCCTGTCCGGCCAGGCGAAACGCGTGCTGGTGATCGGGGCCGAAACCTTCAGCCGCATCATGGACTGGACCGACCGCGGCACCTGCGTGCTGTTCGGTGACGGCGCCGGCGCCATCGTGCTCGAGGCGCAGGAGGGCACCGGCACCAATGCCGATCGCGGCATCCTGTCGACCGACCTGAACAGCGACGGCCGCTTCCGCGACATTCTATATGTCGATGGAGGCGTGGCGACGCAGAACACCGGTTTCCTGCGCATGCAGGGCAAGGAAGTGTTCCGCCACGCGGTCGAAAAGCTGGCCGCCACCGCAACCACGGCGCTGGAAAAGATCGCCATGCCCGCGTCTGAAATCGACTGGATCGTGCCGCATCAGGCCAACATCCGGATCATCAAGGGCACCGCCAAAAAGCTGGATCTGCCGATGGAAAACGTCATCGTGACGGTCCAGGATCACGGCAATACCTCGGCGGCCTCGATTCCCCTGGCGCTGTCGGTCGGCAAGGCGCGCGGACAGATTCGCCAGGGCGATGTGCTGGTGACCGAGGCCATCGGCGGCGGCCTGGCCTGGGGCGCCGTGGTTCTGCGCTGGTAA
- the plsX gene encoding phosphate acyltransferase PlsX, protein MTSLKDHTQAGHGRVVISVDAMGGDSGPATIVAGISLSAKKNPNIDFLLHGPRDELEKLVAKRRVLDGRCEIRDAAGVVSMEDKPSQVMRHGKDTSMWSALDSVRDGDAKVAVSCGNTGALMALSMIRLRKLPGVNRPAIAILWPSRNPQGFNVMLDVGADIRADAQDLLQYALMGASYARNGLDLQRPRVGLLNVGTEEHKGRAELKEAYELIDSHREKGKFDFVGFVEGGDIPGDRCDVIVTDGFTGNVALKTGEGTAKLIGDLLREAFAYSPLSRLASLLALTSLRRLKKRIDPRRVNGGVFLGLNGTVVKSHGGADAMGVSSAVKLAFELAASGFGDRLAARVASAAMLAQDDAEAETGQKESDKP, encoded by the coding sequence ATGACCTCTTTGAAGGATCACACGCAGGCGGGTCACGGACGAGTTGTGATTTCCGTCGACGCCATGGGCGGCGACAGCGGGCCGGCAACTATTGTTGCCGGCATTTCGCTGTCTGCCAAGAAAAACCCGAACATCGACTTTTTGCTGCACGGCCCCCGGGACGAGCTGGAAAAACTTGTGGCCAAGCGCCGCGTACTGGATGGCCGTTGCGAGATTCGCGATGCCGCCGGCGTGGTCAGCATGGAAGACAAGCCCAGCCAGGTGATGCGCCACGGCAAGGACACCTCGATGTGGTCCGCGCTTGATTCGGTGCGCGATGGCGACGCCAAGGTGGCCGTATCCTGCGGCAACACCGGCGCGCTGATGGCGCTGTCGATGATCCGCCTGCGCAAGCTGCCCGGCGTCAACCGCCCCGCCATCGCGATTCTCTGGCCGTCGCGCAATCCGCAGGGGTTCAACGTGATGCTGGACGTCGGCGCAGATATCCGCGCCGATGCCCAGGACCTTTTGCAATACGCTTTGATGGGCGCCTCTTATGCGCGCAACGGGCTGGACCTGCAGCGCCCGCGCGTCGGGCTGCTGAACGTCGGCACCGAGGAACACAAGGGCCGCGCCGAGCTGAAGGAAGCCTATGAGCTGATCGACAGCCACCGCGAAAAGGGCAAGTTCGACTTTGTCGGCTTTGTCGAAGGCGGCGACATCCCGGGCGACCGTTGTGACGTGATCGTCACCGACGGCTTTACCGGCAACGTGGCGCTGAAGACCGGCGAAGGCACCGCCAAGCTGATCGGCGACCTGCTGCGCGAGGCCTTTGCCTATTCGCCGCTGTCGCGTCTTGCCTCGCTTTTGGCGCTGACCTCGCTGCGCCGCCTGAAAAAACGCATCGACCCGCGCCGCGTCAACGGCGGTGTCTTTCTGGGGCTGAACGGCACCGTGGTGAAATCGCATGGCGGCGCGGACGCCATGGGGGTATCCTCGGCCGTCAAGCTGGCGTTCGAGCTGGCCGCCTCGGGCTTTGGGGATCGGCTTGCGGCGCGGGTTGCCTCTGCCGCGATGCTTGCGCAGGATGACGCCGAGGCAGAGACAGGGCAGAAGGAAAGCGACAAGCCATGA
- the rpmF gene encoding 50S ribosomal protein L32: MAVQQNKVSKSRRNNRRAHDALVAANPNECDNCGELKRPHHVCPSCGHYAEREIVAMTDEIELDEDAA, from the coding sequence ATGGCCGTCCAACAGAACAAGGTGTCGAAATCGCGCCGCAACAACCGCCGCGCCCATGACGCTCTGGTCGCAGCAAACCCGAACGAATGCGACAACTGCGGTGAGCTGAAGCGCCCGCACCACGTCTGCCCGTCCTGCGGTCACTACGCCGAGCGCGAAATCGTCGCCATGACCGACGAAATCGAGCTGGACGAAGACGCGGCATAA
- a CDS encoding YceD family protein has product MSKPSPKSPRLRVSELRTSGETAFLLEPDAAQNRALAAEIGADSLRKTRFEGKVSPKGRRGWLLRGQLGATAVQPCSITLDPVTTRIDTPVVRHFVPADQLETYDEAGAETEMPEDDTLEPLGDVIDLEAVLAEALSLALPSYPRKEGADLGEAVFTEDGAAPLRDEDVKPFAGLAALRDKLQGDGE; this is encoded by the coding sequence ATGTCCAAACCCTCCCCCAAGAGCCCCCGTTTGCGCGTTTCCGAGCTGCGTACCAGTGGCGAAACCGCCTTTTTGCTGGAACCCGACGCCGCGCAAAATCGCGCCCTTGCCGCCGAAATCGGCGCCGACAGCCTGCGCAAGACCCGCTTTGAAGGCAAGGTTTCGCCCAAGGGCCGCCGCGGCTGGCTGCTGCGCGGACAGCTGGGCGCCACCGCGGTGCAGCCCTGCAGCATCACGCTGGACCCGGTGACCACGCGCATCGACACGCCGGTGGTGCGCCATTTCGTGCCGGCCGACCAGCTGGAAACCTATGACGAGGCCGGCGCCGAGACCGAGATGCCCGAGGACGACACGCTGGAGCCGCTGGGCGATGTGATCGACCTCGAGGCGGTGCTGGCCGAGGCGCTGTCGCTGGCGCTGCCCAGCTATCCGCGCAAGGAAGGCGCCGACCTTGGCGAGGCCGTCTTTACCGAAGACGGCGCCGCGCCGTTGCGTGACGAAGACGTCAAACCCTTTGCCGGTCTGGCGGCGCTGCGCGACAAATTGCAGGGAGATGGCGAATAG
- a CDS encoding outer membrane protein assembly factor BamE, with protein sequence MRNGIGAKARTGVAVLVLVGLGACTTQYRNHGFVPPEDELQQIVPGVDTRASVEELIGVPTTSGVRNEGGYYYISSQVKHFAWQRPEVVDRTVVEISFTDAGVVENITTYGLEDGRVVPLTRRITRTRDGDISFVRKLFGNIGALNLSGLGG encoded by the coding sequence ATGCGCAACGGGATTGGGGCAAAGGCAAGAACAGGCGTCGCGGTGCTGGTGTTGGTGGGGCTAGGCGCCTGCACGACACAGTATCGCAACCACGGATTCGTCCCCCCCGAGGATGAATTGCAGCAGATCGTGCCGGGCGTGGATACCCGCGCCTCGGTCGAGGAGTTGATCGGCGTGCCGACCACCTCGGGCGTGCGCAACGAGGGCGGCTACTATTATATCTCGAGCCAGGTGAAACATTTCGCCTGGCAGCGCCCCGAGGTCGTCGACCGCACCGTGGTCGAGATTTCCTTTACCGATGCCGGCGTGGTCGAGAACATCACCACCTACGGGCTTGAGGATGGGCGCGTCGTGCCGCTGACCCGGCGCATCACCCGCACCCGTGACGGCGACATCAGTTTCGTGCGCAAGCTGTTCGGCAACATCGGCGCGCTGAACCTCAGCGGGCTGGGCGGCTGA
- a CDS encoding GNAT family N-acetyltransferase — MIQLTKGRYRARLTRDAGDLARAQALRGLAFHGGAAPDGDAFDAACDHVIVEETASGQLVCCFRLLPVDNGAAIGGSYSAQFYDLSCLHAYKAPMLELGRFCLRPGQGDPDILRLAWGVITACVDAAGVRLLFGCSSFAGTDARDYYDAFALLRARHLAPPQWSPQVKAPQVFRYSQRLRRKPDARKALMRMPPLLRSYLTLGGWVSDHAVIDGQMNTLHVFTGVEIAAIPPARQKLLRALAAQRPQDGKTRHLTPGDAGRD, encoded by the coding sequence ATGATCCAGTTGACCAAAGGCCGGTATCGTGCGCGCCTGACGCGCGATGCGGGCGATCTGGCCCGGGCGCAGGCGCTGCGCGGGCTGGCCTTTCACGGCGGGGCCGCGCCCGACGGCGATGCCTTTGACGCCGCCTGCGATCACGTCATCGTCGAGGAAACCGCCAGCGGGCAGCTGGTCTGCTGTTTCCGGCTGCTGCCGGTCGACAACGGCGCCGCGATCGGCGGCAGTTATTCGGCGCAGTTCTACGATCTGTCCTGCCTGCACGCCTACAAGGCCCCGATGCTGGAACTGGGGCGCTTTTGCCTGCGGCCCGGGCAGGGCGATCCCGACATCCTGCGGCTGGCCTGGGGGGTGATCACCGCCTGTGTCGATGCCGCCGGGGTGCGGCTGCTGTTCGGGTGCAGTTCCTTTGCGGGGACAGATGCGCGCGATTACTACGACGCCTTTGCGCTGCTGCGGGCGCGCCATCTTGCGCCGCCGCAGTGGTCGCCGCAGGTCAAGGCGCCGCAGGTGTTCCGCTATTCCCAAAGGCTGCGGCGCAAGCCCGATGCGCGCAAGGCGCTGATGCGGATGCCGCCGCTGCTGCGCAGTTACCTGACGTTGGGCGGCTGGGTTTCGGACCATGCGGTGATCGACGGCCAGATGAACACGCTGCACGTCTTTACCGGGGTCGAGATCGCCGCCATCCCGCCGGCCCGGCAGAAACTGCTGCGGGCCCTGGCCGCGCAGCGCCCTCAGGACGGGAAAACCCGGCATTTGACGCCTGGCGATGCGGGCAGGGATTGA